The following proteins are encoded in a genomic region of Mycobacterium kiyosense:
- a CDS encoding hypothetical protein (frameshifted, insertion at around 757939) encodes MWSHQGGTWGLPGGARDSHETPEQTAVREAREEAGLDAELLTVRTTLVTAEIAGLRGTRWSYTTVVADAAELLETVANRESAELRWVGEDDVAELPLHPGFAASWERLRGVLAGLPLRA; translated from the coding sequence GTGTGGAGCCACCAAGGCGGCACCTGGGGCTTGCCGGGCGGTGCCCGCGACAGCCACGAGACCCCCGAGCAGACCGCGGTGCGCGAGGCGCGGGAGGAGGCCGGGCTGGACGCCGAACTGCTGACCGTGCGGACGACGTTGGTCACCGCCGAGATCGCGGGACTGCGCGGTACGCGCTGGAGCTACACCACCGTCGTCGCTGATGCCGCCGAACTGCTGGAAACCGTGGCGAACCGGGAGAGCGCGGAGTTGCGCTGGGTCGGCGAGGACGACGTCGCCGAGCTGCCGTTGCACCCGGGATTCGCGGCCAGCTGGGAGCGGCTGCGCGGTGTCCTGGCCGGGTTGCCGCTGCGGGCGTGA
- the thiO gene encoding thiamine biosynthesis oxidoreductase ThiO → MSSTPTGTVAVIGGGVIGLSVARRAAQAGFSVLVHRDSDFGASWVAGGMLAPHSEGWPGEEQLLRLGLESLRLWREGGFLDGLDPQVVTARESLVVAVDRADVADLRTVADWLSAQGHPVVWESSMRDVEPQLAQGIRHGFRAPTELAVDNRAVLEALIGDCERLGVRWAGPVTELGAAQGETVVIANGIDAPALCPGLPVRPVKGEVLRLRWRKGCTPLPQRVVRARIHGRQVYLVPRADGVVVGATQYEHGRDTAPVVSGVRDLLDDACAVLPALGEYELAECAAGLRPMTPDNLPIVRRLDERTLVATGHGRSGFLLAPWTAEQIVSQLIPIGVH, encoded by the coding sequence ATGTCAAGCACGCCCACCGGGACGGTCGCCGTGATCGGCGGCGGCGTCATCGGGTTGTCGGTGGCACGCCGCGCGGCCCAGGCCGGGTTTTCGGTGCTGGTGCACCGCGATTCCGATTTCGGTGCTTCCTGGGTGGCCGGCGGCATGCTGGCCCCGCACAGCGAGGGCTGGCCCGGCGAGGAGCAGTTGCTGCGGCTGGGCCTGGAGTCGCTGCGGCTGTGGCGCGAGGGCGGTTTTCTGGACGGGCTGGACCCGCAGGTGGTGACCGCGCGCGAGTCGCTGGTGGTGGCCGTCGACCGTGCCGACGTCGCCGATCTGCGGACCGTGGCGGACTGGCTGTCGGCCCAAGGCCATCCGGTGGTTTGGGAATCGTCCATGCGCGACGTCGAACCGCAACTGGCCCAAGGCATTCGGCACGGGTTCCGGGCGCCGACCGAGCTCGCGGTGGACAACCGCGCGGTGCTCGAGGCGCTGATCGGTGACTGCGAGCGACTCGGGGTCCGGTGGGCCGGTCCGGTGACCGAACTCGGTGCGGCGCAGGGCGAGACGGTGGTGATCGCCAACGGCATCGACGCCCCCGCGTTGTGCCCCGGGCTGCCGGTGCGTCCGGTGAAGGGCGAGGTGCTGCGGTTGCGCTGGCGCAAGGGCTGCACACCGTTGCCGCAGCGGGTGGTTCGGGCCCGGATACACGGCCGTCAGGTGTACCTGGTGCCCCGGGCCGACGGGGTGGTGGTCGGCGCGACCCAGTACGAACACGGGCGGGACACCGCGCCGGTGGTGTCGGGGGTGCGTGACCTGCTCGACGACGCGTGCGCGGTGCTGCCGGCGCTGGGGGAGTACGAACTGGCCGAGTGCGCCGCCGGCCTGCGGCCGATGACCCCGGACAACCTGCCCATCGTGCGGCGACTGGACGAGCGGACGCTGGTGGCCACCGGGCACGGCCGCTCCGGGTTCCTGTTGGCGCCGTGGACAGCTGAACAGATTGTGTCCCAACTCATTCCAATCGGAGTGCACTGA
- a CDS encoding thiamine biosynthesis protein ThiS: MIVVVNEQQLEVDEQTTVAALLESMGFPDRGVAVAVDAAVLPRSAWASRLAELSGLSGPMRLEVVSAVQGG; the protein is encoded by the coding sequence ATGATCGTGGTTGTCAACGAACAGCAGCTCGAGGTCGACGAGCAGACCACCGTGGCCGCGCTGCTGGAGTCGATGGGTTTTCCGGACCGCGGGGTCGCAGTGGCGGTGGACGCGGCCGTGCTGCCCCGATCAGCGTGGGCCTCACGGCTCGCCGAGTTGTCGGGGTTGAGCGGGCCGATGCGGCTCGAGGTGGTCTCGGCGGTGCAGGGTGGTTAG
- the thiG gene encoding thiazole synthase gives MVRPDDGTGKLTIADRSFASRLIMGTGGATSLAVLEEALVASGTELTTVAIRRVDAEGGTGLLELLNRLGITPLPNTAGCRSAAEAVLTAQLAREALDTNWVKLEVIADERTLLPDAIELVRAAEQLVDDGFVVLPYTNDDPALARRLEDTGCAAVMPLGSPIGTGLGIANPHNIEMIVSRAGVPVVLDAGIGTASDAALAMELGCDAVLLATAVTRAADPPTMAAAMAAAVTAGYLAHRGGRIPKRFWAQASSPAL, from the coding sequence GTGGTTAGGCCGGACGACGGTACGGGCAAGCTGACGATCGCTGACCGTAGTTTCGCCTCGCGGCTGATCATGGGCACCGGCGGGGCGACCAGCCTGGCGGTGCTGGAGGAGGCGCTGGTGGCCTCTGGCACCGAGCTGACCACCGTCGCGATCCGCCGCGTCGACGCCGAGGGCGGCACCGGGCTGCTCGAGTTGCTCAACCGGCTCGGTATCACGCCGTTGCCCAACACCGCCGGCTGTCGTAGCGCGGCCGAGGCGGTGCTGACCGCACAGCTGGCCCGCGAGGCGCTGGACACCAACTGGGTCAAGCTGGAGGTGATTGCCGACGAGCGCACGTTGCTGCCCGACGCAATCGAATTAGTCAGGGCTGCAGAGCAATTGGTTGACGACGGGTTCGTGGTACTGCCCTACACAAACGACGACCCGGCGCTGGCCCGCCGCCTGGAGGACACCGGATGCGCGGCGGTGATGCCGTTGGGTTCGCCGATCGGCACCGGCCTGGGCATCGCCAACCCGCACAACATCGAGATGATCGTGTCCCGGGCGGGTGTCCCGGTGGTGTTGGACGCGGGGATCGGCACCGCCAGTGACGCGGCGCTGGCCATGGAGCTGGGTTGCGACGCAGTGCTGTTGGCCACCGCCGTCACCCGCGCGGCCGATCCGCCGACGATGGCCGCGGCGATGGCCGCAGCGGTCACCGCCGGATACCTGGCGCACCGCGGCGGCCGCATCCCGAAACGCTTCTGGGCCCAGGCGTCCAGCCCGGCGCTATGA
- a CDS encoding hydrolase translates to MKRYVALGSSMAAGPGIRPRAAGAPRRAGRSARNYPHLVAGRAGLDLTDVTYSGATTAHVLADRQHGAAPQIAALDGTESLVTVTIGGNDVGYVPLLMAASLPSPLRCLPLLGSRLNELLDPDARERALAVVFDSLCDVGRSLRRHAPRARIFFVDYLTILPPAGESAPPLADEHAGLGRHVASELARLTAEAAAATDCEVVSAAAASRDHHAWSEQPWTTTPARTVVPLPGRPAPLHPNGAGMRAVADLVLQEL, encoded by the coding sequence ATGAAACGCTATGTCGCACTGGGTAGTTCGATGGCAGCCGGTCCCGGAATCCGGCCCCGGGCGGCGGGGGCGCCGCGGCGGGCCGGACGCTCGGCGCGCAACTATCCGCATCTGGTCGCCGGTCGGGCCGGCCTGGACCTGACCGACGTCACCTACTCCGGCGCCACCACCGCCCACGTGCTCGCCGACCGCCAGCACGGTGCGGCACCGCAGATCGCCGCACTGGACGGCACCGAGAGCTTGGTGACGGTGACCATCGGCGGCAACGACGTCGGCTATGTCCCGCTGTTGATGGCGGCGTCGTTGCCGTCGCCGCTGCGGTGTCTGCCGTTGCTGGGTAGCCGCCTGAACGAACTGCTGGATCCCGATGCCCGCGAGCGCGCGCTGGCCGTGGTGTTCGATTCGCTGTGCGATGTGGGCCGCAGCCTGCGCCGGCACGCGCCGCGGGCGCGGATCTTCTTCGTGGACTACCTGACGATCCTGCCGCCCGCCGGCGAATCGGCGCCGCCGCTCGCCGACGAGCATGCCGGACTGGGCCGGCATGTGGCGAGCGAGCTGGCCCGGCTGACGGCCGAGGCCGCCGCGGCCACCGACTGCGAAGTGGTGTCGGCGGCCGCGGCCAGCCGCGATCATCACGCGTGGTCGGAGCAGCCCTGGACCACGACGCCGGCCAGAACCGTTGTGCCACTACCGGGTCGGCCCGCACCGCTGCACCCGAACGGGGCAGGGATGCGGGCCGTCGCCGATCTCGTGTTGCAGGAGCTGTAG
- a CDS encoding membrane protein, which translates to MTRHVAEPAQLGAPLLVAGASVLVCSAIWLGDPTTPGGPLPTCPTKALLGIDCPGCGSMRMLYSLMHGDPLAAARFNALGLVALVLLVWAYLGWAYGRATGQRIRSWQHGRWAPAVTLTLVMAWFVVRNLPFAPFTGLFV; encoded by the coding sequence ATGACCCGCCACGTCGCGGAGCCCGCCCAGCTGGGCGCACCACTGTTGGTGGCCGGCGCCTCGGTGCTGGTGTGCTCCGCGATCTGGCTGGGCGACCCGACCACCCCGGGTGGGCCGCTGCCGACCTGCCCCACCAAAGCGCTGCTGGGTATCGACTGCCCCGGCTGTGGCAGCATGCGAATGCTCTACAGCCTGATGCACGGTGATCCGTTGGCGGCCGCGAGGTTCAACGCGCTGGGTCTGGTGGCTCTGGTGCTCCTGGTGTGGGCCTATCTGGGCTGGGCGTACGGCCGCGCGACGGGTCAGCGCATCCGGAGCTGGCAGCACGGGCGCTGGGCTCCGGCGGTCACCTTGACGCTTGTGATGGCCTGGTTTGTGGTGCGCAACCTGCCGTTCGCTCCGTTCACCGGGTTGTTCGTGTGA
- the lpqL gene encoding lipoprotein aminopeptidase LpqL encodes MANKSKTIPAALALWVVVALVAFLSGCTRCSNDAQPAGSNTAATEFATMIRGKVTTDAMMAHLRKLQDIANANNGTRAVGTPGYDASVDYVAETLRSKGFEVQLPEFSARVFHADKGSLTVGDLTAEARALEYSRSAPDGVTGPLLFAPEGDSPGCTPGDYDRLPVQGAVVVVGRGACQFAQKEDAAAQRGAVALIVVDNVDEQSMGGTLGANTDVKIPVVSVTRSVGYQLRSKSGPATIKLNAETKSFKARNVIAQTKTGSSTDVVMAGAHLDSVPEGPGINDNGSGVAAVLETAVQLGNSPQVHNAVRFAFWGAEELGLIGSRNYVESLDLEGLKNIALYLNFDMLASPNPGYFTYDGDQSLPLDQRGQPVVPEGSAGIERMLVNYLKLSGKTAQDTSFDGRSDYDGFTLAGIPSGGLFAGAEAKKSDEQAKLWGGTANEPFDPNYHQKGDTLEHIDRTALGIQGGGVAYAVALYAQDIGGRNGVPAMADRVRHVLAKS; translated from the coding sequence ATGGCGAACAAATCGAAGACGATTCCTGCCGCGCTGGCTTTGTGGGTCGTGGTGGCCCTCGTTGCATTCCTGTCCGGTTGCACGCGCTGCTCGAACGACGCGCAGCCCGCCGGCAGCAACACCGCCGCGACCGAGTTCGCCACCATGATCCGCGGCAAGGTCACCACCGACGCGATGATGGCGCACCTGAGAAAACTGCAAGACATCGCCAACGCCAACAACGGCACCCGCGCCGTCGGCACGCCGGGCTACGACGCCAGCGTCGACTACGTCGCTGAAACGTTGCGCAGCAAGGGTTTCGAGGTTCAACTCCCGGAGTTCTCGGCGCGGGTGTTTCACGCCGACAAAGGTTCGTTGACCGTCGGCGACCTGACCGCCGAGGCGCGCGCGCTGGAATACAGTCGCAGCGCCCCCGACGGAGTGACCGGGCCGCTGCTGTTCGCGCCCGAGGGGGACAGTCCCGGCTGCACGCCCGGTGACTACGACCGGCTGCCGGTACAGGGCGCCGTGGTGGTGGTCGGTCGCGGCGCCTGCCAGTTCGCGCAGAAGGAAGACGCCGCCGCCCAGCGCGGCGCCGTCGCCCTGATCGTCGTCGACAACGTCGACGAGCAGTCGATGGGCGGCACGCTGGGGGCGAATACCGACGTCAAGATCCCGGTGGTCAGCGTCACCAGGTCCGTCGGCTACCAACTGCGCTCTAAGTCCGGCCCGGCGACGATCAAGCTGAACGCGGAGACCAAAAGTTTCAAGGCCCGCAACGTGATTGCCCAAACCAAGACGGGATCGTCGACCGACGTCGTGATGGCCGGAGCGCACCTGGACAGCGTCCCGGAGGGCCCCGGCATCAACGACAACGGTTCCGGGGTGGCCGCGGTCCTGGAAACCGCAGTGCAGCTTGGCAATTCGCCGCAGGTGCACAATGCGGTCCGGTTCGCGTTCTGGGGCGCCGAGGAACTCGGGCTGATCGGCTCCCGCAATTACGTGGAGTCGCTGGATCTCGAGGGGCTCAAGAACATCGCGCTGTACCTGAACTTCGACATGCTGGCCTCGCCCAATCCGGGTTACTTCACCTACGACGGCGACCAGTCGCTGCCGCTGGACCAACGCGGCCAGCCGGTGGTGCCCGAAGGGTCGGCGGGTATCGAGCGAATGCTGGTCAACTACCTGAAGTTGTCCGGCAAGACCGCGCAGGACACCTCGTTCGACGGCCGCTCCGACTACGACGGATTCACCTTGGCCGGCATTCCGTCCGGCGGGTTGTTCGCCGGCGCGGAGGCCAAGAAATCCGACGAACAGGCCAAGCTGTGGGGCGGGACCGCAAACGAGCCCTTCGATCCCAACTATCACCAGAAGGGCGACACCCTCGAGCACATCGACCGCACCGCGCTGGGCATCCAGGGTGGCGGCGTCGCCTACGCCGTGGCCCTGTACGCGCAGGACATCGGCGGACGAAACGGAGTTCCGGCCATGGCGGACCGCGTCCGTCACGTGCTCGCGAAGTCATGA
- a CDS encoding peptidase M28 → MIGRLAALLLTLLLAACSTPHSSPTPAAVPDPARALAAKVTADAMFTHLRALQNIANANKGSRASGTPGYDASVDYVANTLRGKGFEVSTPQFERLRNTSQGKPTLTVAGRSFPVDQASLLVKTPAGGLSGQPVRPAQPAGCAAADYPATLPKGAIAVTDDTGCSVVDKQNTAAAKGAAALIVTSQPGGRGAPPTLFNPGYYNQLTVPVAVVGAEGAAALSRATGTVRLVLDAENLKVISRNVLAQTRTGTGKDVVMVGTHLDSAPDSPGINNAGTGVAAVLETALQLGPLPAVTNAVRFAFWGAEENGTNGSMDYVFGLDNDALNDIALYLNFDMLGSPNPGFFTDDGDQSGPPGTAVASSDVPEGSAGIERTLAGYLNLAGKRPDDMPLNTRTDYHPFLAAGVPVGGMNTGASQLKTTVQERFWGGQAGAAFDPNYRSARDTADAVDREALAVMGSGVAFAVATYAASITGVNGVAPRDKRHRTRIS, encoded by the coding sequence ATGATCGGCCGGCTCGCCGCCCTGCTGCTGACCCTGCTGCTCGCGGCGTGCTCGACTCCGCATTCGTCCCCCACCCCGGCTGCCGTGCCGGATCCGGCCCGCGCGCTGGCGGCCAAGGTGACCGCCGACGCGATGTTCACCCATCTTCGGGCCCTGCAGAATATCGCCAACGCCAACAAGGGCAGTCGGGCTTCGGGAACGCCGGGTTATGACGCGAGCGTGGACTATGTGGCGAACACACTGCGCGGCAAAGGTTTCGAGGTCTCCACGCCGCAGTTCGAGCGGTTGCGCAACACCTCGCAGGGCAAGCCGACACTGACGGTTGCCGGGCGGAGCTTTCCCGTCGACCAGGCCTCGCTGCTGGTCAAGACGCCGGCGGGCGGGCTGAGCGGACAACCGGTCCGGCCCGCCCAGCCGGCCGGCTGCGCCGCCGCCGACTACCCGGCCACCCTGCCCAAGGGAGCCATCGCAGTCACCGACGACACCGGATGTTCGGTGGTCGACAAGCAGAACACGGCGGCGGCCAAGGGTGCGGCGGCGCTGATCGTGACCAGCCAGCCAGGCGGTCGCGGCGCTCCGCCCACCCTGTTCAACCCCGGCTACTACAACCAGCTGACCGTTCCGGTCGCCGTCGTCGGCGCCGAGGGAGCCGCCGCGTTGAGCCGTGCCACCGGGACGGTGCGCCTGGTGCTGGACGCGGAGAACCTCAAAGTCATCTCGCGAAACGTGCTGGCGCAGACCAGGACCGGAACAGGCAAAGACGTCGTGATGGTCGGCACCCACCTGGACAGCGCACCGGACAGCCCGGGCATCAACAACGCGGGGACCGGGGTGGCGGCGGTGCTCGAGACCGCGCTGCAGCTCGGGCCGCTGCCGGCGGTGACCAACGCCGTCCGGTTCGCGTTCTGGGGCGCCGAGGAGAACGGCACCAACGGTTCCATGGACTACGTGTTCGGGCTGGACAACGACGCGCTCAACGATATTGCGCTGTATCTGAACTTCGACATGCTGGGCTCGCCCAACCCGGGATTCTTCACCGACGACGGCGACCAGTCGGGTCCGCCCGGGACCGCGGTGGCATCCAGCGACGTGCCCGAAGGCTCGGCCGGCATAGAACGCACCCTGGCCGGTTACCTGAACCTGGCCGGCAAGCGACCGGACGACATGCCGTTGAACACCCGCACCGATTACCATCCGTTCCTGGCGGCGGGCGTGCCGGTGGGCGGCATGAACACCGGAGCCTCGCAGCTGAAAACTACTGTGCAGGAACGGTTCTGGGGCGGGCAGGCCGGTGCCGCGTTCGACCCGAACTATCGGAGCGCCCGCGACACCGCCGACGCCGTCGACCGGGAAGCATTGGCGGTCATGGGGTCTGGCGTGGCGTTCGCGGTAGCGACCTATGCGGCGTCGATCACCGGCGTCAACGGTGTAGCTCCGCGCGACAAGCGCCATCGGACGCGGATCTCCTGA
- the lpqM_1 gene encoding lipoprotein peptidase LpqM encodes MSILNDPFRVGGLPATNGPSGIRPNAPAPTGTVVNTDNGAIDKLALLSINDIEDFWKANYKAPLKGSFKPVDKYVSYDSEARNGPTVCRTETYQNVNAFFTSRCNLIAWDRGVFMPTAQKYFGDMSVNGVLAHEFGHALQAMAKLVTRRDPTIVYEQQADCFAGVYLFHVAEGKSPRFTLSTAEGLDHVLAGVITTRDPVMDSDESNDDEHGSALDRVSAFQMGFVTGTSACATITKAEIEQRRGDLPTALRVDTGETGEVQINEDTLKTLMELMGKIFAPKNPPTLSLKQGGCSDAKPSPPASYCPATNTIAVDLSDLAAMGKVAGEKQHSLPQGDDTALSIVMSRYALAVQHERGLPMQSPWTALRTACLTGVAHRKMAENIELPSGNSLVLTAGDLDEAVAGLLTNHIVASDADGTSVPAGFTRIAAFRSGVVGDLDGCYSRYPG; translated from the coding sequence GTGTCGATTCTCAACGATCCGTTCCGGGTAGGCGGGCTGCCCGCTACCAACGGGCCCAGCGGTATCCGGCCGAACGCGCCGGCGCCCACCGGGACGGTGGTCAACACCGACAACGGGGCCATCGACAAGTTGGCGTTGTTGTCGATCAACGACATCGAGGACTTCTGGAAGGCCAACTACAAGGCGCCGCTGAAGGGTTCGTTCAAACCGGTCGACAAGTACGTGTCGTATGACTCCGAGGCCCGCAACGGCCCCACCGTGTGCCGCACCGAGACCTATCAGAACGTCAACGCGTTCTTCACCTCCCGATGCAACCTGATCGCCTGGGACCGTGGCGTGTTCATGCCGACCGCACAGAAATACTTCGGCGACATGTCCGTCAACGGTGTGCTGGCCCACGAGTTCGGCCATGCCCTGCAGGCCATGGCCAAACTCGTCACCCGACGAGACCCCACGATCGTCTATGAACAACAGGCGGACTGCTTCGCCGGTGTCTACCTCTTCCACGTCGCCGAGGGGAAGTCGCCGCGGTTCACACTCAGCACCGCAGAGGGACTCGACCACGTGCTCGCCGGGGTGATCACCACCCGCGACCCGGTGATGGACTCCGACGAGTCCAACGACGACGAACACGGCTCGGCCCTGGACCGGGTCAGTGCGTTCCAGATGGGCTTCGTCACTGGCACTTCGGCTTGCGCGACCATCACCAAAGCCGAGATCGAACAGCGGCGCGGCGACCTGCCGACCGCGCTGCGGGTGGACACCGGCGAGACCGGGGAGGTCCAGATCAACGAAGACACACTGAAAACGCTGATGGAGTTGATGGGCAAGATCTTCGCGCCCAAGAACCCACCCACCCTGTCGCTCAAGCAGGGCGGCTGCTCGGACGCCAAACCCAGCCCGCCGGCGTCCTACTGTCCGGCTACCAACACCATCGCGGTCGACCTGTCCGACCTGGCGGCGATGGGGAAGGTCGCCGGTGAGAAGCAGCACAGCCTGCCGCAGGGGGACGACACCGCGCTGTCGATCGTGATGTCGCGCTACGCACTGGCGGTGCAGCACGAGCGCGGCCTGCCGATGCAGAGCCCCTGGACCGCGCTGCGTACCGCGTGCCTGACCGGCGTCGCGCACCGCAAGATGGCCGAGAACATCGAACTGCCGTCGGGCAACTCGCTGGTGCTCACCGCCGGTGACCTCGACGAAGCCGTGGCCGGTCTGCTCACCAACCACATCGTCGCCAGCGACGCCGACGGCACCAGCGTGCCCGCCGGCTTCACCCGGATCGCGGCGTTCCGCTCCGGCGTAGTCGGCGACTTGGACGGTTGTTACTCGCGCTATCCAGGGTAG
- a CDS encoding membrane protein, producing the protein MSHRQIYVAIVGLLLAFVGLAALWFPVYLDQYDAYGIKISCGNGIGFQLAHISHDVNASTAGCGKALLIRRAWAIPTVALGWLLLTWAAIMWVHNGQQLSDEPEHMVPHPEIY; encoded by the coding sequence GTGAGTCATCGTCAGATCTACGTCGCAATCGTCGGCTTGCTGCTCGCTTTCGTCGGCTTGGCCGCGCTGTGGTTCCCGGTCTACCTGGATCAGTACGACGCCTATGGCATCAAGATCAGCTGCGGGAACGGCATCGGCTTCCAACTCGCCCACATCTCTCACGACGTTAATGCCTCCACTGCCGGATGCGGCAAAGCGCTGCTGATCCGGCGGGCCTGGGCGATCCCGACGGTCGCGCTCGGCTGGCTGCTGCTCACCTGGGCGGCGATCATGTGGGTGCACAACGGCCAGCAGCTCAGCGATGAGCCCGAGCACATGGTGCCCCACCCCGAGATCTATTGA
- the thiD gene encoding hydroxymethylpyrimidine/phosphomethylpyrimidine kinase, producing the protein MTLPLPAPGATPLRVLTVAGSDSGGGAGIQADMRTMALLGVHACVAVTAVTVQNTLGVKSFHEVPDDVVAGQIEAVVTDIGIQAAKTGMLASSNIIATVADTWRRLGLTVPLVVDPVCASMHGDRLLAHEALDSLRSQLFPLATLVTPNLDEVRLLVDIDVVDDESQRAAAKALHALGPRWALVKGGHLRSSQFSSDLLYDGADFYEFHEARVATACDHGGGDTLASAVACALAHGYTVPDAVRFGKHWVTESLRAAYPLGHGHGPVSPLFRLGI; encoded by the coding sequence GTGACGCTGCCGCTGCCGGCGCCGGGTGCGACGCCGCTGCGGGTGCTGACCGTCGCCGGATCCGACTCCGGCGGCGGCGCGGGCATCCAGGCCGACATGCGCACGATGGCGCTGCTCGGCGTGCACGCCTGCGTCGCCGTCACCGCGGTCACCGTGCAGAACACGTTGGGCGTCAAGAGCTTTCATGAGGTTCCCGACGACGTGGTGGCCGGCCAGATCGAAGCGGTGGTGACGGACATCGGCATTCAGGCCGCCAAGACCGGGATGCTGGCGTCGTCGAACATCATCGCAACGGTGGCGGACACCTGGCGTCGGCTGGGCCTGACGGTGCCGCTGGTGGTCGATCCGGTGTGCGCGTCCATGCACGGCGATCGACTACTGGCCCACGAAGCACTGGATTCGCTTCGCTCCCAACTGTTTCCGTTGGCCACGCTGGTGACACCCAACCTGGACGAGGTGCGACTGTTGGTCGACATCGATGTCGTCGACGACGAATCTCAACGGGCGGCGGCCAAGGCGCTGCATGCGTTGGGCCCGCGGTGGGCGCTGGTCAAGGGCGGGCACCTGCGGAGCTCGCAGTTCAGCTCCGACCTACTGTATGACGGCGCGGATTTCTACGAGTTCCACGAGGCACGAGTAGCCACCGCCTGCGACCACGGCGGTGGTGACACGCTGGCCAGCGCGGTGGCGTGTGCGCTGGCGCACGGCTACACCGTGCCCGACGCCGTCCGGTTCGGGAAGCATTGGGTCACCGAATCTTTGCGCGCCGCCTACCCGCTGGGCCACGGCCACGGCCCGGTCTCGCCGCTGTTTCGGCTCGGGATATGA